One window of Brevibacterium pigmentatum genomic DNA carries:
- a CDS encoding DoxX family protein, which translates to MTFGPSLLQTAGRVFTAPIFISGGYSAVTDPAGKAAMAESTLDAIREYVPGLPEDNELLVRINGGVQILAGTTLLLGIKPRLSALALAGSLIPTTLAGHSFWEMEGGEAKAHQTQFSKNLATLGGLLLLLGAGENQKAIDKAAAKAAAKAAKKAEKRALKQA; encoded by the coding sequence ATGACCTTCGGACCTTCGCTGCTGCAGACCGCCGGACGCGTGTTCACCGCACCGATCTTCATCAGCGGCGGCTACTCGGCCGTCACAGATCCGGCAGGCAAGGCGGCGATGGCCGAATCGACCCTGGACGCCATCCGCGAATATGTGCCCGGACTTCCCGAAGACAACGAGCTGCTCGTGCGCATCAACGGCGGCGTCCAGATCCTCGCCGGCACCACCCTGCTGCTCGGAATCAAGCCGCGACTCTCGGCACTCGCACTCGCCGGGTCCCTCATCCCGACCACCCTCGCCGGACACTCCTTCTGGGAGATGGAAGGCGGAGAGGCGAAGGCCCACCAGACGCAGTTCTCGAAGAACCTCGCCACTCTCGGCGGGCTGCTGCTCCTCCTCGGAGCCGGCGAGAATCAGAAGGCCATCGACAAAGCAGCTGCCAAAGCCGCGGCGAAGGCTGCGAAGAAGGCGGAGAAGCGCGCCCTCAAGCAGGCCTGA
- a CDS encoding APC family permease, protein MSDHLPDAHHPSGADNSPGRRGTGDHLSDSDHLAVLGYGDSFERSMSPWANFALGFTYLSPLVGVYSLLAVALSTGGPPSIWWIVIVACGQLLVALVFGEVVSQFPIAGGIYPWARRLWSKRYAWMAAWVYICALIVTITSVSEFGAGFLASLFGLELNRTTTLVLALVLLVLALAINFSGTKWLARIARIGLFAELIGVIGLGLFLLIFERKHSFSVFFDTMGTAGDGSYLPVFLGAAVAGLFLFYGFEACGDVAEEVSNPARGIPKAMLMTIFVGAISALFSFGGYVLAAPNLDEIVAGEVADPIPAILAGSLGDVGAKIFLLVAILAFISCVLSLQAAASRLIFSFARDGMMPGHRWLSKVTDGTKIPHNALIVACTAPALICVLIWFNDGILVAVTSFAILGIYLAFQMVVLGALRQRVKGWKPAGPWSLGGWGIVVNIAALAYGVFAMILLSLPGDSGSFFADWIVIIGLAVVLVAGFIYLFTARPDRKSDAPEGDAIAVAEAIRTHRAKL, encoded by the coding sequence ATGTCCGACCATCTCCCCGACGCCCATCACCCTTCGGGCGCCGACAATTCCCCCGGCCGCCGCGGCACCGGCGACCACCTCTCCGACTCCGACCACCTTGCTGTCCTCGGCTACGGTGACTCGTTCGAGCGGTCGATGAGTCCGTGGGCGAACTTCGCCCTCGGCTTCACCTACCTCTCCCCGCTCGTCGGCGTCTATTCCCTGCTGGCCGTGGCACTGTCCACGGGAGGCCCACCGTCGATCTGGTGGATCGTCATCGTCGCCTGCGGTCAGCTGCTCGTCGCCCTCGTCTTCGGCGAGGTCGTCTCCCAGTTCCCCATCGCCGGCGGCATCTACCCCTGGGCCCGACGCCTGTGGAGCAAGCGCTACGCGTGGATGGCCGCCTGGGTCTACATCTGCGCACTCATCGTCACGATCACCTCGGTGTCGGAGTTCGGTGCCGGATTCCTCGCGAGCCTGTTCGGGCTCGAGCTCAACCGCACCACCACTCTCGTTCTCGCTCTGGTTCTGCTCGTGCTTGCTCTGGCGATCAACTTCTCGGGCACGAAGTGGTTGGCCCGAATCGCCCGCATCGGGCTCTTCGCCGAGCTCATCGGAGTCATCGGCCTCGGCCTGTTCCTGCTCATCTTCGAACGCAAGCACAGCTTCTCAGTCTTCTTCGACACCATGGGCACCGCCGGCGACGGCAGCTATCTGCCCGTGTTCCTGGGTGCCGCCGTCGCCGGGCTCTTCCTCTTCTACGGCTTCGAAGCCTGCGGCGACGTCGCCGAGGAGGTTTCGAACCCGGCTCGCGGAATCCCGAAGGCCATGCTCATGACGATCTTCGTCGGCGCGATCTCGGCCCTGTTCTCCTTCGGCGGGTATGTGCTCGCGGCACCGAACCTCGATGAGATCGTCGCCGGCGAGGTCGCCGACCCGATTCCCGCGATCCTCGCCGGCAGCCTCGGCGATGTCGGTGCGAAGATCTTCCTGCTCGTTGCGATCCTCGCGTTCATCTCCTGCGTGCTCAGCCTGCAGGCCGCCGCGTCGAGGCTGATCTTCAGCTTCGCCCGCGACGGAATGATGCCCGGCCACCGGTGGCTGTCGAAGGTCACCGACGGGACGAAGATCCCACACAACGCTCTCATCGTCGCCTGCACGGCACCCGCTCTCATCTGCGTGCTCATCTGGTTCAACGACGGCATCCTCGTCGCCGTGACCTCGTTTGCGATCCTCGGCATCTACCTCGCCTTCCAGATGGTCGTCCTCGGCGCGCTGCGACAGCGGGTCAAGGGCTGGAAGCCGGCGGGACCGTGGTCGCTTGGCGGCTGGGGCATCGTCGTCAACATCGCGGCCCTTGCTTACGGAGTTTTCGCGATGATCCTGTTGTCGCTGCCCGGCGACTCCGGGTCGTTCTTCGCCGACTGGATCGTGATCATCGGTCTGGCCGTCGTGCTTGTCGCCGGATTCATCTACCTGTTCACGGCACGTCCGGATCGGAAGTCCGACGCTCCCGAAGGTGACGCCATCGCCGTCGCCGAGGCGATCCGCACCCACCGTGCGAAGCTGTAG
- a CDS encoding isochorismatase family protein — protein sequence MAKALLIVDVQNDFTEGGALGVTGGDAVAEGISAHLATQAGDYDAVIASRDWHDADNDNGGHFSDAPDFVDSWPVHCVADTAGAAFDPLLDTALITHEVRKGQGKPDYSAFQGITETGSRLGELLDDLTVTEVDVVGIATDHCVRASTLDALSAGLKVRVLTDLVAGVGEDSSKAALTEVEKAGADLV from the coding sequence ATGGCCAAGGCACTCCTCATCGTCGATGTCCAGAACGATTTCACCGAAGGCGGCGCGCTCGGCGTGACCGGCGGCGACGCGGTCGCCGAAGGCATCAGCGCCCACCTCGCCACCCAGGCCGGTGACTACGACGCCGTCATCGCCTCCCGCGACTGGCACGACGCCGACAATGACAACGGCGGCCACTTCAGCGACGCCCCGGACTTCGTCGACAGCTGGCCGGTCCACTGCGTCGCAGACACCGCGGGTGCGGCATTCGACCCGCTCCTCGACACCGCTCTCATCACGCATGAGGTCCGCAAGGGCCAGGGCAAACCCGACTATTCGGCCTTCCAGGGGATCACGGAAACGGGGAGCCGCCTCGGCGAGCTTCTGGACGATCTCACCGTCACCGAGGTGGACGTCGTCGGGATCGCCACCGACCATTGCGTGCGCGCCTCCACTCTCGACGCCCTGAGCGCGGGCCTGAAGGTCCGCGTGCTCACGGACCTCGTCGCAGGGGTCGGTGAAGACTCGAGCAAGGCAGCCCTCACGGAGGTCGAAAAGGCGGGAGCCGACCTGGTGTGA
- a CDS encoding GNAT family N-acetyltransferase — MTNPPAPQFAIRAETSDDIDAIHALTAAAFSQVDEAEIVDALRASGNGIEGLSFVGVLDGEVIAHAMLSRCFVGEVPGACLAPCSVQPEHQRTGVGTAVIEALLTEASHRGEAFAVVLGHPEYYPRFGFTPASGFGITLHVDVPDEALMAMPLAGEASAGALVFAPEFGV, encoded by the coding sequence ATGACGAATCCTCCCGCGCCCCAGTTCGCCATCCGCGCCGAGACGTCCGATGACATCGACGCCATCCACGCATTGACCGCGGCCGCCTTCAGCCAGGTGGACGAGGCGGAGATCGTCGACGCTCTCCGCGCTTCCGGCAACGGGATCGAAGGACTCTCGTTCGTCGGCGTCCTCGACGGTGAGGTCATCGCCCACGCCATGCTCTCCCGCTGCTTCGTCGGTGAGGTCCCCGGAGCCTGCCTCGCCCCCTGTTCGGTCCAGCCCGAGCATCAGCGCACCGGCGTCGGCACCGCCGTCATCGAGGCGTTGCTGACCGAGGCGTCCCACAGGGGTGAGGCGTTCGCCGTCGTCCTCGGCCACCCCGAGTACTACCCGCGCTTCGGGTTCACCCCGGCATCCGGATTCGGCATCACCCTCCACGTCGACGTCCCCGACGAAGCGCTCATGGCGATGCCGTTGGCCGGCGAGGCGTCTGCCGGGGCATTGGTCTTCGCGCCAGAGTTCGGGGTCTGA
- a CDS encoding DNA alkylation repair protein encodes MTSESRIDVGTLAEAVDRDLRARGGSERAQKEKAYLKSELIHFGVSVPDTRAVVRAALRGTRLSHDEVTELVRLLWAAPTDSSGPVHERRAAATMVLIQSQDRLGAGDADLIESLLREAKTWALVDPLAGDLVGPLSEQDPGFDPVLERWAHDDDFWIRRSALLAHLVPLRQGRGDFDRFSRFADAMLEEKEFFIRKAIGWVLRDTSRKRPDLVFDCILPPAHRASGVTLREAVKRLSIEQREAVLAAR; translated from the coding sequence ATGACTTCCGAATCCCGGATCGACGTCGGGACCCTCGCCGAGGCGGTCGACCGAGACCTGCGTGCCCGTGGCGGCAGCGAACGCGCCCAAAAGGAGAAGGCCTACCTCAAGAGCGAACTCATCCATTTCGGAGTGAGCGTCCCGGATACTCGAGCCGTCGTCCGTGCGGCCTTGCGCGGGACGAGGCTGAGCCACGACGAGGTCACCGAGCTGGTGCGGCTCCTCTGGGCCGCCCCGACAGATTCATCCGGGCCTGTCCATGAACGTCGCGCCGCGGCCACGATGGTGCTCATCCAATCGCAGGACCGCCTCGGCGCTGGGGATGCCGACCTCATCGAGAGCCTGCTTCGCGAGGCGAAGACCTGGGCTCTCGTCGATCCTCTGGCCGGGGATCTCGTCGGCCCGCTGAGCGAACAGGATCCCGGTTTCGATCCTGTTCTCGAACGCTGGGCGCACGATGACGACTTTTGGATTCGCCGCTCGGCACTGCTGGCGCACTTGGTTCCGCTGCGGCAGGGACGCGGGGACTTCGACCGGTTCTCTCGCTTCGCCGATGCGATGCTCGAGGAGAAAGAGTTCTTCATCCGCAAGGCCATCGGCTGGGTGCTGCGCGATACCTCGCGCAAACGCCCCGACCTCGTCTTCGACTGTATCCTCCCGCCTGCTCACCGTGCCTCCGGGGTGACACTTCGCGAGGCCGTCAAGCGCCTCTCGATCGAACAGCGTGAGGCCGTTCTCGCCGCCAGATGA
- a CDS encoding CPBP family intramembrane glutamic endopeptidase, with the protein MNTQTHTQAGFAEATGPTEPSPQPAVPPHPPGTTDSMPGPAASAMDGSHTPTEEVDAKGRPLAVVPSRAPWLEIGVFAVIAFGVAWLVCLPLWISEEGIGDPALLLTCGSAMMFTPLIASIIASIVQRRRARARGEVLASAPRYFGFWPLRSFGRVLGTTIASFFGIMVLVVLGYLVSSAFGWLTLDLDGLSGFKAQLDMIPGANALPTAAAIAIYLLLMVVGSAANIGVTIGEEFGWRGWLLTSLRPLGAWPALLIIGIVWGLWHAPLILLGYNFGRPDITGVGFMVGGCIMVGILFGWLRLRTGSVWPAVFAHAALNGSAGMLLALFLDTGAQTPDPALTAFLGVAGWIVSAIVIAVLMATGQFRKQPELGIKKAKRVQADLEF; encoded by the coding sequence GTGAACACGCAGACGCACACTCAGGCAGGATTCGCCGAGGCGACCGGACCGACCGAGCCATCACCTCAGCCCGCTGTCCCACCCCACCCGCCCGGAACGACGGATTCCATGCCCGGTCCTGCCGCCTCGGCGATGGATGGATCGCACACCCCCACCGAGGAGGTCGACGCGAAAGGGCGACCACTCGCCGTCGTGCCCTCCCGGGCCCCGTGGCTGGAGATCGGCGTCTTCGCTGTCATTGCCTTCGGCGTCGCATGGCTGGTCTGCCTGCCGCTGTGGATCTCCGAAGAGGGGATCGGCGACCCGGCCCTGCTCCTGACCTGCGGCAGCGCCATGATGTTCACTCCGCTCATCGCCAGCATCATCGCCTCCATCGTCCAGCGGCGACGGGCCCGAGCCAGAGGAGAGGTCCTGGCCAGCGCTCCCCGCTACTTCGGCTTCTGGCCCCTACGCAGCTTCGGGCGCGTCCTCGGAACGACCATCGCCTCCTTCTTCGGGATCATGGTGCTCGTCGTCCTCGGCTACCTTGTCAGCTCGGCTTTCGGATGGCTCACTCTCGACCTCGACGGACTGTCCGGGTTCAAGGCGCAGCTGGACATGATTCCCGGGGCGAACGCACTTCCCACGGCAGCCGCCATCGCCATCTATCTGCTGCTCATGGTCGTCGGCTCGGCGGCCAACATCGGCGTGACGATCGGCGAGGAATTCGGCTGGCGCGGATGGCTGCTCACCAGCCTGCGCCCCTTGGGCGCCTGGCCCGCACTGCTCATCATCGGCATCGTCTGGGGTCTGTGGCATGCACCGCTCATCCTGCTCGGCTACAACTTCGGCCGCCCCGACATCACCGGAGTGGGCTTCATGGTCGGCGGCTGCATCATGGTCGGCATCCTCTTCGGCTGGTTGCGCCTGCGCACCGGATCCGTCTGGCCGGCCGTGTTCGCCCACGCCGCACTCAACGGATCCGCAGGCATGTTGCTCGCGCTGTTCCTCGACACAGGGGCGCAGACTCCGGATCCTGCTCTCACCGCATTCCTCGGTGTCGCCGGCTGGATCGTCTCCGCGATCGTCATCGCGGTGCTCATGGCCACCGGGCAGTTCCGGAAGCAGCCGGAGCTCGGAATCAAGAAAGCCAAGCGAGTGCAGGCCGACCTCGAATTTTGA
- the argG gene encoding argininosuccinate synthase, which translates to MSKVLSSLPVGEHVGIAFSGGLDTSCAVAWMRHKGAIPCTYTADIGQYDEPDLESVTDRAKEYGAEIARFVDAKRLLVEEGFVALQCGAFNVRSGGKTYFNTTPLGRAVTGTMLVRAMKEDGVDIWGDGSTYKGNDIERFYRYGLMANPKLRIYKPWLDSEFVDELGGRQEMSEWLVEHGYPYRDSAEKAYSTDANIWGATHEAKTLEFLDAGLDIVEPIMGVAAWRDDVEVKSEEVSVRFEAGRPVAINGEVFDDPVALVFKANEIGGRHGLGVSDQIENRIIEAKSRGIYEAPGMALLHVTYERLLNAIHNEDTIALYHEEGRRLGRRMYEGRWLDPQSLMLRESMQRWVASAITGEVTLRLRRGDDYTIVNTEGPNLSYHPEKLSMERVGDSAFGPEDRIGQMTMRNLDIADSRARLEQYAAMGIVSGPTSELVGSLEAGGAEEIANSNAEVDEASDLANLSSAFDAGTD; encoded by the coding sequence ATGTCGAAAGTACTGTCTTCGCTCCCAGTCGGTGAGCACGTTGGAATCGCCTTCTCCGGCGGACTGGACACCTCCTGCGCGGTCGCGTGGATGCGCCACAAGGGCGCCATCCCGTGCACGTACACGGCCGATATCGGCCAGTACGACGAACCGGATCTGGAATCGGTGACCGATCGCGCCAAAGAATACGGCGCCGAGATCGCCCGCTTCGTCGACGCCAAGCGTCTGCTCGTCGAGGAGGGCTTCGTCGCCCTGCAGTGCGGTGCGTTCAACGTCCGCTCCGGCGGCAAGACCTACTTCAACACCACTCCCCTCGGCCGTGCTGTCACCGGCACGATGCTGGTGCGCGCCATGAAGGAAGACGGCGTCGACATCTGGGGCGACGGCTCGACCTACAAGGGCAACGACATCGAGCGGTTCTACCGCTACGGACTCATGGCCAACCCGAAGCTGCGCATCTACAAGCCGTGGCTCGACTCGGAGTTCGTCGATGAGCTCGGCGGCCGGCAGGAGATGAGCGAATGGCTCGTCGAGCACGGCTACCCCTACCGCGACTCGGCCGAGAAGGCCTACTCCACGGATGCGAACATCTGGGGCGCCACCCACGAGGCGAAGACCCTGGAGTTCCTCGACGCCGGACTCGACATCGTCGAACCGATCATGGGCGTCGCCGCCTGGCGTGACGACGTCGAAGTCAAGTCCGAAGAGGTCTCCGTCCGCTTCGAGGCAGGCCGGCCAGTCGCCATCAACGGCGAAGTCTTCGATGATCCCGTTGCCCTGGTCTTCAAGGCCAACGAGATCGGCGGCCGCCACGGACTCGGCGTGTCCGACCAGATCGAGAACCGCATCATCGAGGCGAAGTCCCGCGGAATCTACGAAGCCCCGGGCATGGCGCTGCTGCACGTGACTTACGAACGCCTGCTCAACGCCATCCACAACGAGGACACCATCGCCCTCTACCACGAGGAGGGCCGCCGCCTCGGTCGCCGGATGTACGAGGGACGCTGGCTCGACCCGCAGTCGCTCATGCTCCGCGAATCCATGCAGCGGTGGGTCGCCTCGGCGATCACCGGCGAGGTCACCTTGCGCCTGCGCCGCGGCGACGACTACACGATCGTCAACACCGAGGGCCCGAACCTGTCCTACCACCCGGAGAAGCTGTCGATGGAGCGCGTGGGCGACTCCGCCTTCGGCCCCGAGGACCGCATCGGCCAGATGACCATGCGCAACCTCGACATCGCCGACTCGCGTGCCCGCCTCGAGCAGTACGCTGCCATGGGCATCGTGTCCGGCCCGACCTCTGAGCTCGTCGGCTCGCTGGAAGCCGGAGGCGCCGAGGAGATCGCGAACTCCAACGCCGAAGTGGACGAGGCCAGCGACCTCGCCAACCTCTCCTCGGCCTTCGACGCCGGCACGGACTGA
- a CDS encoding MMPL family transporter yields MNSPLAKTAHTLTSKRGSWLVLGGIVVLVALIFGLLSGAGEDRANESAPANSESTQAQKILDEFPEADKQSVMVVASNEDGSELSADDQAELKELGTSLGDSVGDESMDPVTGPILSDDKQAALLMVPITVGMTNSDTAETVDDLRTAITDDPTASGLTDAGMSLLVTGGPAIGADIASAFNGADFTLLIVTIVIVALLLIITYRSPILWLLPLIVIGTADGLASTVTAAVGDWLDLQFDAGIISVLVFGAGANYALLFISRYREELRRFVDHRSALAEAWTHTATTILASNLTVVLSLLSLVFAIIPGTRGLGITAAVGLLIAAAAVLFALPPVLAICGKKMFWPFIPKVEDADAEQNKDEELTPAEAAAADRSTAPAGAAKPSIWRTIATRVVRRPGLHLGAGIVILGVMATGFIGSSIGLDQTEKFRAQSESAQGLDVLADHFPPGESQPIWIVADTDRADDVVDSVSDMNGVVRASAIEDTNVDGTSVTKIMVTGEYEPDSAKGLDLVEDIRSDVHAIDGANAQVGGAAATELDARDGNQTDFFTIVPLVLAISFIILLGILRAPIAAFTLLLVNVVSSAAAIGLGAFLSRTIFGQSALDAQVPILAFLFLVALGIDYSIFLAHRAKKESVLHGGRQGMIEAVAHTGGVITSAGIVLAGVFAALGMLPLMVLGQLGLIVGVGVLVDTIIVRTVIVPSIFGLVGDRMWWPNKSITHFHENAEAGVPSGASDGSTADGDEHSTHLLAEKEFADSGSGTHRGKH; encoded by the coding sequence ATGAACTCACCACTGGCGAAAACCGCACATACGCTGACCTCGAAGCGCGGTTCGTGGCTCGTCCTCGGCGGGATCGTCGTCCTCGTCGCTCTGATCTTCGGACTCCTGTCCGGGGCAGGAGAAGACCGGGCCAACGAATCCGCACCGGCGAACTCCGAATCCACACAGGCGCAGAAGATCCTCGACGAATTCCCCGAGGCGGACAAGCAGTCCGTCATGGTCGTGGCCTCGAACGAGGACGGATCCGAACTCTCCGCCGACGATCAGGCCGAACTCAAGGAACTCGGCACCTCGCTCGGCGACTCCGTCGGAGACGAATCCATGGACCCCGTCACCGGGCCGATCCTCAGTGACGACAAGCAGGCAGCCCTGCTCATGGTCCCCATCACGGTGGGCATGACGAACTCGGACACCGCCGAGACCGTCGATGACCTGCGCACCGCCATCACCGACGACCCGACCGCTTCAGGACTCACCGACGCGGGCATGTCCCTGCTGGTCACCGGCGGGCCCGCGATCGGCGCCGACATCGCGTCGGCGTTCAACGGCGCAGACTTCACGCTGCTCATCGTCACCATCGTCATCGTGGCCCTCCTACTCATCATCACCTACCGCTCACCGATCCTGTGGCTGCTGCCGCTCATCGTCATCGGCACCGCCGACGGGCTGGCCTCGACCGTGACCGCGGCCGTCGGCGACTGGCTCGACCTGCAGTTCGATGCGGGAATCATCAGCGTCCTCGTCTTCGGCGCCGGCGCGAACTACGCGCTGCTGTTCATCTCCCGCTACCGCGAGGAGCTGCGTCGCTTCGTCGACCACCGCTCAGCGCTCGCCGAAGCTTGGACGCACACTGCGACGACGATCCTCGCGTCGAACCTCACCGTCGTCCTGTCCTTGCTCAGCCTCGTCTTCGCCATCATCCCCGGCACCCGCGGCCTGGGCATCACCGCCGCCGTCGGCCTCCTCATCGCTGCCGCCGCCGTCCTGTTCGCCCTGCCCCCGGTGCTCGCGATCTGCGGGAAGAAGATGTTCTGGCCCTTCATTCCGAAGGTCGAGGACGCTGACGCAGAGCAGAACAAGGACGAAGAGCTCACCCCCGCCGAGGCGGCCGCCGCCGACCGTTCCACCGCACCTGCAGGTGCGGCCAAGCCTTCGATCTGGCGGACCATCGCCACCCGCGTGGTCCGCAGACCCGGGCTCCACCTCGGTGCCGGGATCGTCATCCTCGGTGTCATGGCCACCGGTTTCATCGGATCGTCGATCGGTCTCGATCAGACCGAGAAGTTCCGGGCCCAGTCCGAATCGGCGCAGGGGCTCGACGTCCTGGCCGACCACTTCCCGCCCGGCGAATCCCAGCCGATCTGGATCGTGGCTGATACCGACCGTGCCGATGACGTCGTCGATTCGGTCAGCGATATGAATGGCGTCGTCCGCGCCTCGGCGATCGAGGATACGAACGTCGATGGCACCTCCGTCACGAAGATCATGGTCACCGGCGAGTACGAACCCGACAGCGCGAAGGGACTCGACCTCGTCGAGGACATCCGCAGTGACGTCCACGCCATCGACGGAGCGAACGCCCAGGTGGGCGGGGCTGCGGCCACAGAACTCGACGCCCGCGACGGCAACCAGACGGACTTCTTCACGATCGTCCCGCTGGTCCTGGCGATCAGCTTCATCATTCTGCTGGGCATCCTCCGCGCACCCATCGCGGCGTTCACCCTGCTGCTCGTCAACGTGGTGTCCTCGGCCGCGGCGATCGGACTCGGGGCCTTCCTGTCACGGACGATCTTCGGTCAGTCCGCGCTCGATGCGCAGGTGCCGATCCTCGCGTTCCTCTTCCTCGTGGCGCTCGGCATCGATTACTCGATCTTCCTCGCCCACCGTGCGAAGAAGGAGTCCGTCCTCCACGGCGGACGCCAGGGCATGATCGAAGCCGTGGCCCACACCGGCGGCGTCATCACCAGCGCCGGAATCGTCCTGGCCGGAGTATTCGCGGCACTGGGCATGCTACCGCTGATGGTCCTCGGCCAGCTCGGCCTCATCGTCGGAGTCGGAGTGCTCGTCGACACGATCATCGTGCGCACCGTCATCGTGCCCTCGATCTTCGGGCTCGTGGGCGACAGGATGTGGTGGCCGAATAAGTCGATCACCCACTTCCATGAGAACGCGGAAGCCGGTGTGCCCAGTGGAGCGTCGGACGGCAGCACGGCGGACGGTGACGAACACTCCACCCATCTGCTCGCTGAGAAGGAATTCGCGGACTCCGGTTCCGGAACTCATCGCGGCAAGCACTGA